The Myxococcus fulvus genome has a window encoding:
- a CDS encoding AAA family ATPase, whose product MAPAGPAYDDNPFKLENPSILDIAPAEPKSVEETGLKMGLLADIALKFLYYSGTGTGMGIADEMRLPWPGVVEHVVDFLATEKLVDLRGGKGFGRASVEFVLTEKGREYARDALTRTTYVGPAPVPIEQYNALITSQTEETPVVSQEELVMALSHLTVPAELMDKLGPAVNSGRSLFLYGPPGNGKTSLAEAVSHMFGGEVYVPHCLEIGNQIIQVHDHLIHTPVPLELGRDTSGRRQTFEMDNRWMLCRRPAVVVGGELTLETLDLIYSESTRFYEAPFQVKANGGMLLIDDFGRQKVHPTDLLNRWIVPLEKRVDFLTLHTGKKFEIPFDQLLVFSTNLDPKELVDEAFLRRIKYKIEVGNPDEESYREIFRRVCEAAGIPYVDQAVTYLVEHYYKPRTMQLRACHPRDLVGLIKDAARYRQIPPALSKDLLDQACEVFLVNL is encoded by the coding sequence ATGGCACCCGCCGGTCCCGCATACGACGACAATCCGTTCAAGCTTGAGAACCCGTCCATCCTGGACATCGCTCCGGCCGAGCCGAAGTCGGTGGAGGAGACGGGGCTGAAGATGGGCCTGCTCGCGGACATCGCGCTCAAGTTCCTCTACTACTCCGGCACGGGCACCGGCATGGGCATCGCCGACGAGATGCGGCTGCCGTGGCCGGGCGTCGTCGAGCACGTGGTGGACTTCCTCGCCACGGAGAAGCTGGTGGACCTGCGGGGCGGCAAGGGCTTCGGCCGCGCCTCCGTGGAGTTCGTCCTCACGGAGAAGGGGCGCGAGTACGCGCGCGACGCGCTCACCCGCACGACGTACGTGGGCCCCGCCCCCGTGCCCATCGAGCAGTACAACGCGCTCATCACCAGCCAGACCGAGGAGACGCCCGTCGTCAGCCAGGAGGAGCTGGTGATGGCGCTCAGCCATCTCACCGTGCCCGCGGAGCTGATGGACAAGCTGGGCCCGGCGGTGAACTCCGGCCGCTCGCTCTTCCTCTACGGCCCGCCCGGCAACGGCAAGACGAGCCTGGCCGAGGCCGTCTCCCACATGTTCGGCGGCGAGGTGTACGTCCCGCACTGCCTGGAGATCGGCAATCAGATCATCCAGGTGCATGACCACCTCATCCACACCCCCGTCCCGCTGGAGCTGGGCCGCGACACCTCCGGCCGCCGGCAGACCTTCGAGATGGACAACCGGTGGATGCTCTGCCGCAGGCCCGCCGTCGTCGTCGGCGGCGAGCTCACGCTGGAGACCCTGGACCTCATCTACTCGGAGAGCACCCGCTTCTACGAGGCCCCGTTCCAGGTGAAGGCCAACGGCGGCATGCTCCTCATCGACGACTTCGGCCGCCAGAAGGTCCACCCCACGGACCTGCTCAACCGGTGGATCGTCCCGCTGGAGAAGCGCGTCGACTTCCTTACCCTGCATACCGGGAAGAAGTTCGAAATCCCGTTTGATCAGCTTCTCGTGTTTTCAACGAATCTTGATCCGAAGGAGCTGGTGGACGAGGCCTTCCTTCGGCGCATCAAGTACAAGATTGAGGTCGGCAATCCGGACGAGGAGTCCTACCGGGAGATCTTCCGCCGGGTGTGTGAGGCGGCGGGCATCCCCTATGTGGACCAGGCCGTCACGTACCTCGTCGAGCACTACTACAAGCCGCGGACCATGCAGCTGCGCGCCTGTCATCCCCGGGATTTGGTGGGTCTCATCAAGGACGCGGCGCGCTACCGGCAGATCCCGCCCGCCCTCTCCAAGGACCTGCTCGACCAGGCGTGCGAGGTCTTCCTCGTCAATCTCTAA
- a CDS encoding Fic family protein has product MKERYQDIDEKNEALRDYLEIFKDKQQARDFLEQFEMSWIYHDAALEGVVYTHQELRAALYPQRASAEASMIPVVLEIRNHKAVCDFIREEAAGAKKQAQITLTTIKRMHDLFLGNTPEALAERARMERRERTEKELAKERERSGLRKDMPLHRTYFHDIHQPAKIQPAMEKLVDYTASAEFREFHPIKQAATVQHMFLQIFPFTEHSGKVGRMCSNLILLRNNYMPAVIHSIDRQRYYECFRGPAAQFRTVLMDAMENSLDNGVKYFRDLGRKYKAINN; this is encoded by the coding sequence GTGAAGGAACGCTACCAGGACATCGACGAGAAGAACGAGGCGCTGCGCGATTACCTCGAGATCTTCAAGGACAAGCAGCAGGCGCGTGACTTCCTCGAGCAGTTCGAGATGTCGTGGATCTACCACGACGCCGCGTTGGAAGGCGTGGTCTACACCCACCAGGAGCTGAGGGCCGCGCTGTATCCGCAACGCGCGAGCGCCGAGGCCTCGATGATTCCGGTGGTGCTCGAGATCCGCAACCACAAGGCCGTCTGCGACTTCATCCGCGAGGAAGCCGCGGGCGCCAAGAAGCAGGCGCAGATCACCCTCACCACCATCAAGCGGATGCACGACCTCTTCCTCGGGAACACCCCCGAGGCACTGGCCGAGCGCGCGCGCATGGAGCGACGGGAGCGCACGGAGAAGGAGCTCGCCAAGGAGCGTGAGCGCTCGGGGCTGCGCAAGGACATGCCGCTGCACCGCACGTACTTCCACGACATCCACCAGCCCGCGAAGATCCAGCCCGCAATGGAGAAGCTCGTGGACTACACGGCCAGCGCGGAGTTCCGCGAGTTCCACCCCATCAAGCAGGCCGCGACCGTGCAGCACATGTTCCTGCAGATCTTCCCCTTCACCGAGCACAGCGGGAAGGTGGGGCGCATGTGCAGCAACCTCATCCTGCTGCGCAACAACTACATGCCGGCGGTCATCCACTCCATCGATCGGCAGCGCTATTACGAGTGCTTCCGCGGCCCGGCGGCGCAGTTCCGCACGGTGCTGATGGACGCGATGGAGAACTCGCTCGACAACGGCGTGAAGTACTTCCGGGACCTGGGCCGCAAGTACAAGGCCATCAACAACTAG
- a CDS encoding DHH family phosphoesterase gives MPVTQSFNSRRAQGASGGELTEPPPPRLALLSARDKLERLLEVAKGHRKALILTHDNPDPDSLAAAVALAHLLERRANLEAQVGYGGIIGRAENIAFVKVLRLPVSHVSQLDFDEYDLFGLVDTQPKVGNHSLPARMEAHLVVDHHPLREESLASPFADVGGDFGATSTMLVEYLRAARVEPSVEVATGLFYGIKADTRDLGRETTQTDIDSYLWLFPRMDKSMLAQIEHPELPARYFQLYHTAFERAKVYGTAIVTDLEEVYSPDMVAEVAERLMFLEGTKWSLAFGTYRNQLYFSLRVKDRRMNAGRLIREIFEDYGGSSGGHGSMAGARLPLSGKAAQRKALKRELVNRFLEAFGVADERPVSLLSAQDS, from the coding sequence ATGCCCGTGACACAGTCCTTCAACAGCCGCCGTGCCCAGGGAGCCTCGGGGGGCGAGCTGACGGAGCCTCCGCCACCGCGACTGGCCCTGCTGTCGGCGCGGGACAAGCTGGAGCGGCTGCTCGAGGTGGCCAAGGGCCATCGCAAGGCGCTCATCCTCACCCACGACAACCCGGATCCGGACTCGCTGGCCGCCGCGGTGGCGCTCGCCCACCTGCTCGAGCGCCGGGCGAACCTGGAGGCCCAGGTGGGCTACGGGGGCATCATCGGCCGGGCGGAGAACATCGCCTTCGTGAAGGTGCTGCGGCTGCCCGTCTCGCACGTGTCGCAGCTGGACTTCGACGAGTACGACCTGTTCGGCCTGGTGGACACGCAGCCCAAGGTGGGCAACCACTCGCTGCCCGCGCGCATGGAGGCGCACCTGGTGGTGGACCACCATCCGCTGCGTGAGGAGAGCCTGGCCTCGCCCTTCGCGGACGTGGGCGGCGACTTCGGCGCCACGTCCACCATGCTGGTGGAGTACCTGCGCGCCGCGCGCGTGGAGCCCTCGGTGGAGGTCGCCACCGGCCTGTTCTACGGCATCAAGGCGGACACGCGGGACCTGGGTCGCGAGACGACGCAGACGGACATCGACAGCTACCTGTGGCTGTTCCCGCGCATGGACAAGTCGATGCTCGCGCAGATCGAACACCCGGAGCTGCCGGCGCGCTACTTCCAGCTGTACCACACGGCCTTCGAGCGGGCGAAGGTGTACGGCACCGCCATCGTCACGGACCTGGAGGAGGTCTACTCCCCGGACATGGTGGCGGAGGTGGCCGAGCGGCTGATGTTCCTCGAGGGCACCAAGTGGTCGCTGGCCTTCGGCACATACCGCAACCAGCTCTACTTCAGCCTGCGCGTGAAGGACCGGCGGATGAACGCGGGCCGGCTCATCCGCGAGATCTTCGAGGACTACGGCGGCTCGTCCGGAGGCCACGGCAGCATGGCGGGCGCGCGGCTGCCGTTGTCGGGCAAGGCGGCGCAGCGCAAGGCGCTCAAGCGCGAGCTGGTGAACCGCTTCCTCGAGGCCTTCGGCGTCGCCGACGAGCGGCCCGTGTCGCTCTTGTCCGCGCAGGACTCGTGA
- a CDS encoding cysteine desulfurase family protein, translating into MIYWDHNAAAPVRAEVASLLARAFSQGGHGNASSVHAAGREARARLDAARARVARVLGCEPKEICFTASGSEADALALVGAFHARPVAERRRVVTSSVEHPALLGAVARLEREGAQVERVAPGADGRVREEDLLAALTPDTALCSLMWANNETGVVQPAAEISRACRKQGVLFHTDAVQAAGKVPLSLREVDADLLSLSAHKFGGPSGVGVLVVRKGVDVQALTPGHQEGGRRGGTQNIPHAEALALALELAASEQPQVASHVGALRDAFEQAVLAEVPGVAVNGAGAPRVPNTSNLRFDGVEGEALLIALDLEGICVSMGAACASGTLTPSHVLRAMGLTAAEARGSLRFSLGSETREDDVRQVVDALRRHVPTVRALAG; encoded by the coding sequence GTGATCTACTGGGACCACAACGCCGCCGCGCCCGTGCGCGCGGAGGTGGCCTCGCTGCTCGCGCGCGCCTTCTCGCAAGGGGGCCACGGCAACGCGTCCAGCGTGCACGCGGCCGGACGCGAGGCCCGCGCGAGGCTGGATGCCGCCCGGGCCCGAGTGGCGCGGGTGCTGGGCTGTGAGCCGAAGGAGATCTGCTTCACCGCCTCCGGCAGCGAGGCGGACGCGCTCGCGCTGGTGGGCGCCTTCCACGCGCGTCCCGTGGCGGAGCGGCGGCGGGTGGTGACATCCTCGGTGGAGCACCCCGCCCTGCTCGGCGCGGTGGCGCGGCTGGAGCGCGAGGGCGCGCAGGTGGAGCGGGTGGCGCCGGGCGCGGACGGACGGGTGCGCGAGGAGGACCTGCTCGCGGCGCTGACGCCGGACACCGCGCTGTGCTCACTGATGTGGGCCAACAACGAGACGGGCGTGGTGCAGCCCGCGGCGGAAATCTCGCGCGCGTGTCGCAAGCAGGGCGTGCTCTTCCACACGGACGCGGTGCAGGCGGCGGGCAAGGTGCCGCTGTCGTTGCGCGAGGTGGACGCGGACCTCTTGTCCCTGTCCGCGCACAAGTTCGGCGGCCCCTCGGGTGTCGGCGTGCTGGTGGTGCGCAAGGGCGTGGACGTGCAGGCCCTCACGCCGGGACACCAGGAAGGCGGCCGGCGCGGTGGGACGCAGAACATCCCGCATGCGGAGGCGCTCGCGCTCGCGCTGGAGCTGGCCGCGAGCGAGCAGCCCCAGGTGGCCTCGCATGTCGGCGCGCTGAGAGATGCCTTCGAGCAAGCGGTGCTCGCCGAGGTGCCGGGCGTGGCGGTCAACGGCGCGGGCGCGCCGCGCGTGCCCAACACCAGCAACCTGCGCTTCGACGGTGTCGAGGGCGAGGCGCTGCTCATCGCGTTGGACCTGGAGGGAATCTGCGTGTCGATGGGCGCCGCGTGTGCCTCCGGAACGCTGACGCCCTCGCATGTGCTCCGGGCCATGGGCCTGACGGCGGCCGAGGCCCGAGGCAGCCTGCGCTTCAGCCTGGGCTCCGAGACGCGCGAGGACGACGTGCGCCAGGTCGTCGACGCCCTGCGTCGTCACGTCCCCACCGTCAGGGCGCTCGCAGGCTGA
- a CDS encoding right-handed parallel beta-helix repeat-containing protein yields MGSGWKQWLTHRFAVLVGGLALACAPGMEGSGQEASSTVEGATRVASAPLWDEDATPLEAASAFRDRCPGPEAARGATLHVANTGPRDADAPLGSPANPFTTIMAAVREAHPGNIIQVHAGIYPEQVALTPLKARAGTASAPIVLRGERASRPVIVPSSTDVGSLVMLSQPYWVVELVEVDVRERPSFAALFEDDTTCTQLTDSVLHGGRAGGGVVVSDASRLLISGNKVHDFSRWGQDSHAVVVKGTSREVFIVGNDLHDASGDAVQCQPNEGRPSALFIEGNQMHDCGENGIDVKACDNLAIQSNVFFRFPNLERFPWQATTSAAEAVLVHEDATNIRIIGNAIFHAGRGISIGGISPVDNPVDVLVKGNVVTDIFNFANRANGQGIRIVRAHRVRVLDNIIERTEDSGLRLAADEPLVVTDLQVYGNTLRDMTSFVKLGRDTARPGLRMDHNRYEGTDGKFSAFGLLSIGNFTTWQDRLAPFDLEQGSLRITAEPEPDSGNLPPMLDGE; encoded by the coding sequence ATGGGCTCAGGGTGGAAGCAGTGGCTGACGCATCGATTCGCGGTGCTCGTGGGAGGGCTCGCGCTCGCGTGCGCACCGGGCATGGAGGGCTCGGGGCAGGAGGCGTCCTCGACGGTGGAGGGAGCCACGCGGGTCGCGAGCGCGCCGCTGTGGGATGAGGACGCGACGCCGCTCGAGGCCGCGAGTGCGTTTCGAGATCGCTGCCCGGGCCCGGAGGCGGCGCGCGGCGCCACGCTCCACGTCGCGAACACGGGACCTCGGGATGCCGACGCGCCGCTCGGCTCTCCGGCCAATCCCTTCACCACCATCATGGCGGCGGTGAGGGAGGCCCACCCGGGGAACATCATCCAGGTCCATGCGGGCATCTATCCGGAGCAGGTCGCCCTCACGCCGCTGAAGGCGCGCGCCGGCACGGCCTCGGCGCCCATCGTCCTGCGAGGTGAGCGCGCCTCGCGCCCCGTCATCGTCCCCTCCTCCACCGACGTGGGCAGCCTGGTGATGCTGAGCCAGCCCTATTGGGTGGTCGAGCTCGTCGAGGTGGACGTGCGCGAGCGGCCCTCGTTCGCCGCGCTGTTCGAGGACGACACCACGTGCACGCAGCTCACCGATTCGGTGCTCCACGGCGGGCGCGCGGGCGGTGGTGTCGTCGTCAGCGACGCCTCACGGCTGCTCATCTCCGGCAACAAGGTGCACGACTTCTCGCGGTGGGGTCAGGACTCCCACGCCGTCGTGGTGAAGGGCACGTCGCGCGAGGTCTTCATCGTGGGGAACGATTTGCATGACGCCTCGGGAGACGCCGTGCAGTGCCAGCCCAACGAGGGCCGCCCCTCGGCGCTCTTCATCGAGGGGAACCAGATGCACGACTGCGGGGAGAACGGCATCGACGTGAAGGCGTGTGACAACCTGGCCATCCAGAGCAACGTGTTCTTCCGCTTCCCGAACCTGGAGCGCTTCCCGTGGCAGGCGACGACGTCCGCGGCGGAGGCGGTGCTGGTGCACGAGGACGCCACGAACATCCGCATCATCGGCAACGCCATCTTCCATGCGGGGCGGGGCATCTCCATCGGCGGCATCTCCCCCGTGGACAATCCGGTGGACGTGCTGGTGAAGGGCAACGTGGTGACGGACATCTTCAACTTCGCGAACCGGGCCAACGGCCAGGGCATCCGAATCGTCCGGGCGCACCGGGTGCGGGTGCTCGACAACATCATCGAGCGGACGGAGGACTCGGGGCTGCGGCTCGCCGCGGACGAGCCGCTCGTCGTCACGGACCTGCAGGTCTACGGCAACACGCTGCGCGACATGACGAGCTTCGTGAAGCTGGGACGCGACACCGCGCGCCCGGGCCTGCGGATGGACCACAACCGCTACGAGGGGACGGACGGCAAGTTCAGCGCCTTCGGGCTGCTGTCCATCGGCAACTTCACCACCTGGCAGGACCGGCTGGCCCCCTTCGACCTGGAGCAGGGCTCCTTGCGCATCACCGCCGAGCCCGAGCCCGACAGCGGGAACCTGCCACCGATGCTGGACGGGGAATGA
- a CDS encoding serine/threonine-protein kinase, protein MSQTPSPPKAQRVFGPYEILSVLGKGGMAEVYRARVLSGPREGWTVALKRLLPALTADPDSVTLFSREAQLSKQLHHPNIVTVLDAGELEGIYFIVMELVDGRDLGQILRRCKVRGIPLPLDFAVYLGKVLLEALAYAHSATGAQGEPLGIVHCDVSPSNLFISRVGEIKLGDFGVSRVLVDGKLQEGEVLGKPYYLSPESLLGEVSPEADLWAATVVLYELLTLERPFTGATPDEVFQAIRSRTYRPLRELRPEVPEALEDVVRRAFSERPEDRFTTAESFAQALAPHYDERVGTPLAIAAVVRGLFGASDIMPAVVVAPPSSGPSGTE, encoded by the coding sequence GTGAGCCAGACGCCCTCGCCTCCGAAAGCCCAGCGGGTCTTCGGCCCCTATGAAATCCTCTCCGTGCTCGGCAAGGGCGGCATGGCGGAGGTGTACCGCGCGCGCGTGCTGTCGGGCCCGCGCGAGGGGTGGACCGTCGCGCTCAAGCGGCTGTTGCCGGCGCTGACGGCGGACCCGGACTCGGTGACGTTGTTCTCGCGCGAGGCGCAGCTGTCCAAGCAGCTGCACCACCCGAACATCGTGACGGTGTTGGATGCCGGTGAGCTGGAGGGCATCTACTTCATCGTCATGGAGTTGGTGGACGGGCGGGACCTGGGGCAGATCCTCCGCCGCTGCAAGGTGCGAGGCATCCCCCTGCCGCTCGACTTCGCGGTGTACCTGGGCAAGGTGCTGCTGGAGGCGCTGGCGTACGCGCACTCGGCCACGGGCGCGCAGGGCGAGCCGCTGGGCATCGTCCACTGCGACGTGTCCCCGTCGAACCTGTTCATCTCCCGCGTGGGGGAGATCAAGCTGGGGGACTTCGGCGTCTCGCGCGTGCTCGTGGACGGCAAGCTCCAGGAGGGCGAGGTGCTGGGCAAGCCGTACTACCTCTCCCCGGAGTCGCTGCTGGGCGAGGTGAGCCCGGAGGCGGACCTGTGGGCGGCGACGGTGGTGCTCTACGAGCTGCTCACGCTGGAGCGTCCGTTCACGGGCGCCACACCGGACGAGGTCTTCCAGGCCATCCGCTCCCGCACGTACCGGCCGCTGCGCGAGCTGCGTCCGGAGGTGCCGGAGGCGCTCGAGGACGTCGTGCGGCGCGCCTTCTCCGAGCGCCCCGAGGACCGGTTCACCACGGCGGAGTCCTTCGCCCAGGCGCTCGCGCCGCACTACGACGAGCGCGTGGGGACGCCGCTGGCCATCGCCGCGGTGGTGCGCGGGTTGTTCGGCGCCAGCGACATCATGCCCGCGGTGGTGGTGGCTCCGCCTTCCTCGGGCCCCTCGGGTACGGAGTAG
- a CDS encoding tetratricopeptide repeat protein, whose product MEREEEAPAATDDSEASVAPVKDAAAARPQPLGTRPVELGQNLLANGKWDMARARFEAALAEDNRDIDALVGMAASNLGSGNAVRAVEYLERIRPVPPARPDVYAWQAYAAEQQGFKGRVAPLLRKALEGNWAPESPKPWEAVLVRALASDIELAQKSVKNRKRAPGRESAGAGSSSP is encoded by the coding sequence GTGGAGCGCGAGGAGGAGGCGCCCGCCGCGACCGACGACTCGGAGGCGTCCGTGGCGCCGGTGAAGGACGCCGCGGCGGCGCGGCCCCAGCCCCTGGGGACCCGGCCGGTGGAGCTGGGGCAGAACCTGCTGGCGAACGGCAAGTGGGACATGGCCCGGGCGCGCTTCGAGGCGGCGCTGGCCGAGGACAACAGGGACATCGACGCGCTGGTGGGCATGGCGGCCAGCAACCTGGGCTCGGGCAACGCGGTCCGGGCGGTGGAGTACCTGGAGCGGATCCGCCCGGTGCCGCCGGCGCGGCCGGATGTCTACGCGTGGCAGGCGTACGCGGCCGAGCAGCAGGGCTTCAAGGGGCGCGTCGCGCCGCTCTTGCGCAAGGCGCTGGAAGGGAACTGGGCGCCGGAGAGCCCGAAGCCCTGGGAGGCGGTGCTGGTGCGGGCGCTCGCCTCGGACATCGAGCTGGCGCAGAAGTCGGTGAAGAATCGCAAGCGCGCGCCGGGCCGCGAGTCGGCGGGAGCCGGAAGCTCGAGCCCGTGA
- a CDS encoding 5-formyltetrahydrofolate cyclo-ligase has product MSETVVEEAAAARKQTLRDELTARRKAMTPDLIDTRGLKVQSRFLATKYYEKARYVALYAPIKGEVPTQDILKAALQDGKVVCYPLSHVHGRILSFRAIKSELELEPGRLGVREPTNASDLIAVEQIDLFVVPGLGFTEDGKRLGRGGGYYDATLRAASPRSRRVGLAFKEQLVSVLPTTGDDVDMDLVVTESEVYRGLHREPEFLDT; this is encoded by the coding sequence GTGAGCGAGACGGTGGTGGAAGAGGCGGCGGCGGCGAGGAAGCAGACGCTGCGGGATGAGTTGACGGCGCGCCGCAAGGCGATGACGCCCGATCTCATCGATACGCGGGGTCTCAAGGTCCAATCTCGATTCCTGGCGACGAAGTACTACGAGAAGGCGCGGTATGTGGCGCTCTACGCCCCCATCAAGGGCGAGGTCCCCACGCAGGACATCCTCAAGGCGGCGTTGCAGGACGGGAAGGTCGTCTGCTACCCGCTGTCCCATGTGCACGGGCGAATCCTCTCCTTCCGGGCCATCAAGTCGGAGCTGGAGCTGGAGCCCGGGCGACTGGGCGTGAGGGAGCCGACGAACGCGTCGGACCTCATCGCGGTGGAGCAGATCGACCTGTTCGTGGTGCCGGGACTGGGCTTCACGGAGGACGGCAAGCGGCTGGGGCGCGGAGGCGGCTACTACGACGCCACCCTGCGCGCGGCGAGTCCCCGGAGCAGGCGCGTGGGGCTGGCCTTCAAGGAGCAGCTGGTCTCCGTCCTGCCCACGACGGGTGACGACGTGGACATGGACCTCGTGGTGACCGAGTCCGAGGTCTACCGCGGCCTG